CACATTCATTCAGCTGTAGGGGAATTACAGATAAACCCCAATCAGTTAACAGAGAGTTTACTGAAGACAGATTTTCCCATGCTTCCAAAATCCGTAGAAAATGAGTAAGAGAAGCCAGCCTCGAATTAACCTAGAATACATGCAAAAACACCATAGTCATATGGATGATCTGTTGACGTCATTTCTACAGGTTCTGATACGTTAACAGCACAGATGATTTAAACACATCCAAACTTGATGTTCTGTtcttaaaaacagtattttaaattcCATCATGAGCAACTATTGTAAGGGTTAGTAGATACATGTAGTGCATTGGTCTTAAAATGTCTTGTACGTCTATCATgagggtcattccagctggaatcatcaaattttggaaaagttccccacctgacctcctcagatttgtctgaaaaaaatccatgtgatgggtaatatgcccaatagatcatatacaatatttcagatctctactgtgcgtagttttttcacaaaaaatctgtaaaaaagtttgttttttaccccgttttggcatcacagtctgagtgaccatgttcagactgaaatatctccagaacgatttgtgccaggtccatgaaattttctgggctaagagtcttAGTCCAGAAGTGCAcgaattacaactcacagcattgttactgaatttacacctgaatgctggccctctacttttctttgaaactattactttaggggttttcagatgtccatagaaacctcaattttcaatatataagcatcaaacttggtaaatggtctgatatgtaccatgtctttcacatcctttgatatcagacaatagagtctgatggatgttgaggtattaaggtccaaaatggaaaaaaactcatttacaccaatgttcagagcaatatttcccatgaatgacactagGTGTgaacaaaaacttgttttttttaaaagagcatattgttattgataaaatataaaaaaattaggatggggttttgcctcatttttctgtaataattttttaaaaaatcattgttgtgtgacattcacaactactgtagtaccagctattttgaactcatatgcctaaattaaaacaaacttttttacagattttttgtaaaaaaaaaaaaatatgcacagtagagatctgaaattttgtatatgatctattgggcatattacccatcacatagatttttttcagacaaatctgagggggtcaggtggggaccatttgatgattccagctggaatgacccgaGAACCAATcgtgaattaataaaatgaataataacaaaattactaattctctataaaatataacaattgaCTATATCATTATTCAGATGAATGATTGccaaacaaatacatatttattttctggAAGCCAGACTTAACAAGTTAACACTGGGGTCAGGCCATCAGTCACCTCTCAGATACCAAATAAAGACATTGCTTGTAACATAAATGCCAGAAAAGATGCTTCCGCATTCATGATTTCTATGATCACGCATTCATTTTATAACAGAAGAGGGGGGTATTGGAAATCACCCGCTTCACAACACCAACACAAGACAAAATGGCTGTACTATGTGACTAATTAGATTATtttgagagagagggagaaagaacTGAGAATTCATAGTCACTTCCatacaaataaaactatttattttaatctcacCAGTTTGTTCACTGTTTACAATTAGTATTTTCACAAAgcatcatcaatcggccatattgccGGCGCAGAACGTAAAcaaatgccactgaactgaatgaaactggcatattttgctgattattgctgctgaaaatactcaagtattgtcatgttttgggctgtactaattggttgGATCAGGAAAAAGATTTGAAGTACTATAGACTGACAAAAGttgtaacaaatcaaggagaagaatgcaaaaaactgtctgaggaacaaaagacgcctgtggttggccaaactgaaccagaatTTCCAGGACAAGAATTttaaacattcatgtttgttcatcaTTCTccgtcaggtaggtgaaatatgaggctaatatcttaattaaaatgGCTTGTATGTacctttaccacctattaactttactttgtcaaaatatcacaccctttcctgcttactaagtcctttagtagcttccacacatttttttctgtggtttagacagcataaatgagcagaagaacgtattcagtagtacattaaccgtgcaatccatgctgttgtttacatcagagtatcgccaatatggctgcgcatccaggtaactgatcAAATCGTAATGTAAGCCTGCACAATAAATCTTAAAATCCATCATCAACAATATAGGATAAAACTAAATTCAACAAGCCACAGCTGAGGGggaaaaagcataaaaacacatacacagcaGCAGGATCccaaataaacattacaaactatgctaaaatgctaaaagtAAAGTTATGCTAAAGCCCCTctataataaaagaaaagtacGTCATTACAGGAATAATCCTTAATAAAAGTACAAGTGATAAGGAAAAGCCAGACAGCTGTTTTAACACTTTCACAGTTTAATTATCCAGCATCTAAAATAGCTATCCTGTTCGGAAAAGTGGGAAGGAAGCAGGGTGAAGTTGATGAAACTCACAAGACGCGTGGAATGATTTCACATTAAACCATTAGAGGGCGCCCGTGTTTTTCAGCGCATATATAAGATGCTCAATCCACGCGCCGGCCTTTTCAGCTGAGTCCACGATCAGGTCACAGCCAGCGCTGTTCGCCTCCTGACACCCCCCAAACACAATCCAACAAAATGATCATCTATAAGGACATCATCACCGGTAAGAACAGCGTCCAACACAACGTTACAGCCCAGAATGTTACGTTTCTACCGATATTTTTGGCGTCAGATgttgttaaattgttttaaagggCCGGTGGTCTATCCCGATTCAATGCGGCCTAACTTTTTTTTGAATGCAGTTAGCTTAGTGGCTAACCAAGCTACAAAATCGTGTAAGCGCGCTTAGCATTGGAGAGCTCCCAAATAACTTTTTATCAACCTTCCCATTGAGaattattttatgccaaaactgCTTTAAGATGTGAAAGTGTTCTGTTATATTCAAGCTAATCTGTTGGTAAATGGGAGCGTTACATTAGCAGCTGAGTGAAAACGCCGGTTCGCTAGTTTGGTGCTCGGTAGAAGTTGTGCTGTTAGTTATTTTAACGCCCGTACTTTTTCAAATTACTGTTtgtgttgaaaaaaataatgtatatttttggtcaatttttattttaaggaccgAAAAGGACGATAATGAAAACACAAggttttttatttcacaaatcGTTGTGCGATGATGAAATGAGCGCTAAACAGGGCGTGTTACTAGTCGGGCCAGTTCACGTTACTCTTCACTGAGTCAGCTTTTCCCAGGCCCTTTACATATTAAGTTAGTCTGTTATATATAACGTGCTTTTTGCGTGAGATAAAAACGACCGAATTAGTCGTCATCTACAACACTGGCGGATATTTTAAAGCTTTCCgtcgttttaatttttaaacattacatttatttattaattttgcttTGAGAACATTCCAGTAAACACTGCTGACGGGGATTATAAGTGAAATTGCgagaaatgctttttaaagcgTCCATGTGATAAATGGCAAGGAAAAAACGGTAAAAAGATAACTGAGGAACAGTTTTGGTAACGGTTTACAATacggttcattagttaacaacaTTAATTAACACGAATGAAAAATGAACagtacttttacagcatttattgatCCTAATGGTAATttaagcatttactaatgcattattaaaatcacaagttgtgtttgacattaaagctccgtgaactaacaatgaatgactctttttattagctaacattaacaaattaataaatagtgtaatgtattgttcattgttcgttcatgttaatgcattaataaatgttagCAAAGGACAccttgtaaagtgttactaagTATTTACAGAGAAAACAAGAGATTCTTAGAGCTGTCCAGTGCATTGTTCATTGGATGTTAATAAACCCCTATgctaaaaatccttaaaaaaaatacaaaaactaccTTTTTGTATCGGCAAAGTCAGTAATTTTTTAGGCTAATATTGTaaccaaaaattcagttttctttttttatcaattttttttttttttttttcgcaggGGATGAGATGTTCTCCGACATCTACAAAATCAAAGAGTCTGAGAATGGGATGATgattgaagttgagggaaaggTATGTGGGTTCTCTTTAaccaaatgtttattattttaaatttactttgtaAGTGAAAGCCCTCATATGGACGTACAATGATGACTACTTAGGACACCTTTGTAGGGCATGACCGATGAAAACACCCCATGTTCTGAGTACGTATGTTTGATGGGCTTCAAAACTGATTGTGAGACCAAAATTAGTCTTAACATTTTTCTAACCGTCCGGTTTTGCAGATATTGGCATTAGTTATTATTACCAATCAGTATGTTAGCATGGAAGTTTTTACCTGGAGTGATTGGTGTGAAGTCGGCTACAGTCATTGCCTCTGTTTTGCAGATGATCAGCAGGGCGGAGGGAGAAATAGATGATGCACTGATTGGTGGCAATGCGTCAGCAGAAGTTCAGGATGAGGGCTGTGAATCTACCACAGTCAGTGGTGTAGATATTGTCCTCAACCACAAACTTCAGGAGACATCCTATGACAAGAAGTCTTACACAGCCTACATCAAGGACTACATGAAGGCGTAAGTCATGACACCATCGTTGTGAAATGCATGTTGTGGTGTAAATATTATGGTGAACGTGTAGTGTTGTAACTTAAGTTTTTGCATCTTTGACAGCCTAGAGTCTTGTATTGTGGCCACCTGGGTTTCAGTATTTTGAGATGCAAAATTAAATGTCCTTGCGCTTTCTGCCTGCCTTATGAGTGGCATGTTGGATTGAATTGAGGACTACAAAACTTATGTAAAACTGCTGTACTTGGCAGTTTGCAACACTTGATGATACCTGAATATTTTGCTAATAATTGCTATTTTTTATAACAGAGTGAAAGCCAAGCTACAGGAAGTTGCACCTGACAGAGTAGACCCCTTCATGGCTAACGCACCAGCTGAGGTCAAGAAAATTCTAGGCAACATCAAAAATTTTCAGGTGAGCTACAGTAACCGCTGAAACTGTACCAAGTTCGTGTAtgcttaaaagtttgggattggtaagatttgtatgtttttgtaaagcatcttcaataaaaaaaaaaaaaaacagtaatattgtgaaaaacattctatttaaatggtttaaaatgtgttttttttttttttttttttgttttttggaaactgctgttcagcagccattatttcGGTTTTTGGTTTCACAtcatgatttgctgctcaagaaacatttaaccTTAGTGTTGAAATtgactgctttatatttttgtggaaactatacatttttaagGTCCTTTAAAGaagagaaagttcaaaagagcagcatttaacTGTTCCAAGTACGCATCTTAGATGGGCTGATTTAAGACCTAAATTTGTTTCTCAACACCATATTTTCTAATCAGTTCTGTAGATGTTAGCATTGGTAGCACTCAGTTTGTTAGTACGTATGTGAGTGTTTGGTCAGCTACAGTCATTGTCATAAATTGTAATGCTAAATTGGTATTTCTTTTGAAACTAAAGACAGTTTGCATCAATCTGACTAACTGGTTTCTCTTTACCTCCTACAGTTTTTCACTGGTGAATCAATGAACCCAGATGGCATGATTGGTCTCCTTGATTTCCGTGAGGATGGCGTCACACCATACATGCTTTTCTTTAAGGATGGTCTGGAGATTGAGAAATGCGTAAGTTTCAAGTGTTATGTTTGCCTGGAGTTTAGGGAATCATGCTTTGTGTAGCATTCACTGATAGACCTGTTGCCGTAATTGGTGGCTCCAGGTTTGCACACGGATGCGACAGTAACTTTCCTCACGATATCTGGCCATCAGAAGGGTGGCTGGAAAGAATTAAATTGGGGAGAATAAGAAAATTGCATTAGCTTTAGAAAGCATTAAGctctaaaaagaaaataagttttctagAAGATATATAAGCTTCAAGCTatcaattatatttatatatttattcttatatatatatatatataatggtgTACTGAAGTAGGTTGTAGCTTGAAACAAAACTGAatcttttgtttttccttttcctaGTAAATTTCCCAAGTGTCAACAATTTACCCCTCCAACTCTGGCCTCTGCTTGGTGGATTGGGCCCGTGGATTAAACCAGTCATTCCCCCTCATCCTTTCCATCAGGACCAGAGGCTCTTTTAACTTCACGAGGCCACTGTTTTCATTTCTTGATTGGCTTATGCCCGTCTACGATGAGAAGACGTGAACTATCCTTTCATGAAATTAAAAACGGGACTTTTAGCAAGCCAAACCGCAATGTGAACAGATTGTGGAATAAGAAACTGAGAATTTTTGGggttctattttattttttcgtcATCGAGGTGAAGTTGACTGCTGGCTTCTCATTTGCTGTGCATGTCAGCTTCTTGTTTCAGCATCTGTACAGTTGTAATTTTCCCCGTTCCATATTGAATCACAGGATTGTATAGGATTTCTTGGCACCattattgaataaagtcaagCTGCTGGCTAATTGGTGTTTTTCCTTGTGTTAACTGTTTAACTTGTCCTGTGTCAACAACTTAAGTTGCTCAACTCTCAACTGTCATTGACAGAATTATAAAAGGAACAATTCTAATCAAGGGTGAAGGAGATAAGCCTCTTTTCAAGGTAAATTGGAAGCCTTACAGAGGTGCCCAAACGTTTCGAACTTGATTGAGGGCAGTGAGCTGGAATGAAGTGTTTCTTTCACTGCAActaaagttgtttttatttcttcacaTAAATTTCTATATTCACTCAATGCAGAAAAAGGGTACaacaaaaagctaaatttagaaataaagatgacattttttagaaaggaaaactgaaacaaaatgacaaaaaaaaaaaaaaaaaaaaaaaaaaaaaaaacaaaactagagtTAATCCGGATTCTATTGCGAACTGCCTCAATAAGTCTGCCAATTTTCATCATTCTTCATTCCATCATTCATTTTTCAAAGCATAAataactcaaaaaataaataaattcaaaataaagagATTCATGAATGTTTAACCTCAATTTTTCCACCTTCTTGTTAGATGAAATGGTGGGCAAAATCAGCATTTTGGGTATCTCTTCCCTATACAATGAACAGCTGcatctacactgaccaaaataataaacgcaacactttttgccccatttttcatgagctgaactcaaagatctaagactttctATGTAACCAAAAGGCTTATTTCTCTCAAATGTtgctcacaaatctgtctaaatttgtgttagtgagcacttctcctttgcagagataatccatccacctcacaggtgtggcatatcaagatgctgattagacagcatgattactGCACAGGTGTGTCTTAGACTGGCTACAATAAAAGGCCAgagtaaaatgtaaagtttcatCACACAGCACACTGCCACAtattttgagggagcgtgcaaattggcatgctgactgtaGGAATGTCCACAGGgctgcccgtgaattgaatgttcatttctctaccataagctgtctccaaaggattttcagagaatttggcagtacatgcaaccggcctcacaaccgcagaccacgtgtaaccacatccagcatcttcaccccCAAAATCATCTGaaaccagcc
This genomic window from Labeo rohita strain BAU-BD-2019 chromosome 1, IGBB_LRoh.1.0, whole genome shotgun sequence contains:
- the tpt1 gene encoding translationally-controlled tumor protein homolog, whose translation is MIIYKDIITGDEMFSDIYKIKESENGMMIEVEGKMISRAEGEIDDALIGGNASAEVQDEGCESTTVSGVDIVLNHKLQETSYDKKSYTAYIKDYMKAVKAKLQEVAPDRVDPFMANAPAEVKKILGNIKNFQFFTGESMNPDGMIGLLDFREDGVTPYMLFFKDGLEIEKC